Sequence from the Mustela erminea isolate mMusErm1 chromosome 8, mMusErm1.Pri, whole genome shotgun sequence genome:
CCCGGGCGCGAACGGCGGAAAGGGCGGCACCGCACTGGAAGTTGGCGAGGCGCGCGCGCTCCcgcgccccggcccgcccccgcTCTCTGCCGGCCAACCCGCTTGTCCATTCTCTTTTCGCGCCCAGTTGGCCACGCCCCCTTCCCAAttcgcccctcccccaccagcacgGCGGCGCGCGGAAAGCGCGTCACGTGATGACTAGCCCCGCCTCTTCCTCTCGGTCCCATATTGAACTCGAGTTGGAAGAGGCGAGTCCGGTCTCAAAATGGAGGTAAAACCGCCGCCCGGTCGCCCCCAGCCCGACTCcggccgtcgccgccgccgccggggggAGGAGGTATTAGGGGGAGAGCGGGGGGTTGATGGGTAGTGGCCGGCATGGGGGACCTAGCTCGGTGGGAGCGGGGAGGCCGGGTGGACCGGATCGGCCGTCCCGCGCTCTGCGTTGAGACGGgcggttggggggaggggagcgggcctCAGAGGTCGCCTTGGGGCCCCTCGCCTTTCTCGCCTTCTTCTTCGGCTGCACAAATGGCCCTTCGGAGGCTCTGCGTGGTTCGGGAGACCTCCGGAGGGGACCCGGCCCGCCGGCCGCGCGGCCTCGGATTCGAGGCCGAGGGCGGCATGGCGGGCCCCGGCGGGAGCGGTTGGGAggaggcggtgggggaggggaggggacgaGCAGTCACATCCGGGCGAGCGAGCAGGCGGGCGGCGGCCACATTGACATTGATCCGCTGCCGCGTTACGAAATGGCGCATTGGGCCGCAATGGCCGCCGCCTCGCTCCGCCGCCCGGAAAGAGAGCGCGGGATTGGAAGGAAGCGGGAGGAGGCGGCCCGGCAGAAAACGCCACAAATGGCTTCGGATCATGCGGCCTACTGCTTTCGCTGAAGTTAATGCCGGCGCGTTTCTAGCCCTTGTAGATCTCTGAGGCGACGAGAATTTTAATTCTGGTTTTTTCTTCTCAGTACCCAGTTCACAGTacgaaatttttttaaaagtttgctgccttaaaatacttcttttttgcCATTCTTTATCAACTATTTAGAATTACACGTATCTTCGCGTCATGCGGGTCGGCTCTGGTTGTAGtttcttggatttttgtttgaGAGGACTGCAACCACAGTTGAATTTTTCATGTTAGAGATAATTTTATGTGGGTTATAATTGTATTCTGTCATCTCTGTATTCTGTCGATTAATTACAAGTAACCAAGATTTGAAACGATGAGACCAGGTGAATTGATGCTTTAGGCTAttaatcatttaacatttttttctagcaTGTCACAGTGTTTTCATATTAAATGCCTTAACATCTCTACTTTGGAAGACACAGGAAGACATTAGAATGTAAATGTGAGCCCCTTTATTTAAGGACTTTGGATGAACTATACTTAATGCATGCATTAAATGGCAGCTAATTTACTGAGGAGCTAATTCAGTTGCAAAACAATTCAGGCcgtatcttaatttttaaaagtctgtttctcgTGCTCCATTATTGTCAAAAAGCATACACTATATTTAATATAAGTGCAGCTTGCCCTGTTTGTGACcgtgtatttttgaaatttttgccaTGTGATACAAGTGCAAATAGGTAACTTTATATACTCTAAAACAAATTGGTTACAGAAAGCTATCAAGATACTGGTCGGTGTCTTTTTgtaattttggggggtgggggaagagtgCTGGTTTAGCCTTGAATTGAGGAATACCTTTTTTAACCTTGATATGCTTGAAagtgatggattttttaaaaatttgctgctCAGAACCTTTAAGTTACATACTTCAGTTTTGTGGTTTAACATTAAATGTTTGAAGTGTAGACTGatgagggaagaaatgaaaaatggtatGGATGGAACACTACTTTTACAGCACTTTGTTTTCTTACTTAAAGAGCAGTTTGTCAGTAGCaacttctaaaataatttgtCCCCAGATGCTTTAGTTGTAGTCCAAAGTTAAGGGACTTTTGATTGTGGAATTTTCTTGGACTTAAATGTAGTTGGAGTGATATTGGCATTTGTAAGgctgtgtagatttttttttggtatttgggtACCTTTCATCAGTCGGTGTGTGGTCTTACTCCAGTTTTTAATTGGACAGTGCTAATGGTACAGGAATCTGATACtgagtttattaaatatttgtagcAGATTAAAGACTTGTGTATCTCAGCAATTTACCtggtaaaagaaataattgaaatgtatttgtttccttAGGGCCATGATCCAAAGGAACCAGAGCAGTTGAGAAAACTGTTTATTGGTGGTTTGAGCTTTGAAACTACAGATGATAGTTTaagagaacattttgaaaaatggggTACACTTACAGATTGTGTGGTGAGTTactaaaggaacaaaaaaaggCTGTTAAGGGGTGTAGGGCCTGTACAGATGTAtttcagtactttaaaattttgttttataggtGATGAGAGACCCCCAAACAAAACGTTCCaggggttttggttttgtgacTTACTCTTGTGTTGAAGAGGTGGATGCAGCAATGTGTGCCCGACCACACAAGGTTGATGGGCGTGTAGTGGAACCAAAGAGAGCTGTTTCTAGAGAGGTATTTtcataatattacactgtgtaaTATGTGAGATAGTTGGAGAATTTGGTTTTTGACTAATTTTTTAATCTGTAGGATTCTGTAAAGCCTGGTGCCCATCTAACAGTGAAGAAAATTTTTGTTGGTGGTattaaagaagatacagaagAGTATAATTTGAGAGACTACTTTGAAAAGTATGGCAAGATTGAAACCATAGAAGTTATGGAAGACAGgcagagtggaaaaaagagaggattTGCTTTTGTAACTTTTGATGATCATGATACAGTTGATAAAATTGTTGGTAAGTAGAAACTTACTGGAACttgaatgagaaaacagaaaagttccCTTTGTGCTATGTTAGATTTGCCAGATTGCGTTATCATTTTGTATTGCATTTAATAGCCTATAAAGCATGTGGTTCAGTTTTCATAAATGACATTCTGGAACACTCCCTCATTCTTGAAGTGACTACTTTCTTGATATTTAATAAGTTATGTAGTGATGTGTTTTTCCAAACATCAAataacttctgtttgtttgtttgattaaaaaaatttttagttcagAAATACCACACTATTAATGGGCATAATTGTGAAGTGAAAAAGGCCCTTTCTAAACAAGAAATGCAGTCTGCTGGATCACAAAGAGGTGAGTAgtacaatatatacacataaaataggTATGAGTGGCATTTGTAAGGTTTTTAaagctctccctttctcttgttTAAAGGTCGTGGAGGTGGATCTGGCAACTTCATGGGTCGTGGAGGGAACTTTGGAGGTGGTGGTAACTTTGGCCGTGGTGGAAACTTTGGTGGAAGAGGTAAGACGGTGATTGTGTCTACCTGAAGTTACTGGTAAGTTGTATGTTTGGTTCTAATTCATACCTTGTTTTTCCTCAGGAGGctacggtggtggtggtggtggcagcagaGGTAGTTATGGAGGAGGTGATGGTGGATATAATGGATTTGGAGGTGATGGTAAGTTTTTAATGGGtatttgatattttgattttgtttctataCTAAATGGAAAGTTAcgtatttgtttatatttttaatttcagttaaaattGGCCTGGCTTGACTACATTAAAGTAGACTTTCCCCCCTTAAACTCATAACATTAGCTAGTTCCTTTTTTGGCCAGTAGCATTTACTGTACTAGCATTTGAGCTGAATTGTGTCTTGCGAGATAGtttaccattttctttattaGTGAACTTAAAGTTCaaaaaactagaatttttttttttttttaagtatggaaAGATACTTAAGCATTCGTCTTAAACTCTGTCCCACAGCTGCCGCTGTTGCTGCTGCTTTGGACTGCACAGGcaggggaggtggagaaaggcagagggaggaggagaagcagttccccactgagcagggatcccatgtagggctcagtcccaggaccctgggatcatgacctgagtggaaggcagccacttaacagagtcagtcacccaggtgccccagcccaggtttttttttttttttgtttttttttgttttttttttaagatttttacttatttgtcagagagaaagagtacacacaagcagacagagtggcaggtagaggcagcgagagaagcaggctccctgcccagcaaggagcccgatgtgggacttgatcccaggaccctgggatcatgacctgagctgaaggcagcggcttaaccaactgagccacccaggagtccccagccCAGGTTTTTGATGCTCTGTTAATGAGGTGTTAACTAGTCTTGAGTGTTAAATTAAGTCATTGGTTTATTTCCAAGTTGACCAATTGTAATATAAATTAGAGTTCAGTAACTTAACATATTGATGTTTTTGTGTGACTTCCATTTTTCTTAGGTGGCAACTATGGTGGTGGTCCTGGTTATAGTAGTAGAGGAGGCTATGGTGGTGGTGGACCAGGATATGGAAACCAAGGAGGTGGAtatggaggtggtggtggaggataTGATGGTTACAATGAAGGAGGAAATTTTGGAGGTGGTaagctttcatttgttttatatgttcAAGATGTTTATAGTTCataacatatttcaaaatgtgtTAAAATGCAACATTTGGTCAAATAGTAATActagaaaatactaaaaagatgaatgattaaactgaatttttttgCTTTGCTGGCTGTTTAGCAAATTGGTAAAATATGAACATACTTTTTATgttcatacatttttatgtaatttttcaacatctttccaattttttcaaCGTTTTTATGTAATTGAATGGATGTTtctcagtaatttatttattgctaGAATTTTGATTCTGCGCACTTTTAAATTGGACAAATGGGAACAGTAAATTGAATGTGCAGACACATTGAAATGAATAGAGTGTGTTCTGGAGTTCGGGACAGAAGTACTTGGAATTTTAATGTCCTaggtacattttatttaaaaaaaatttttttttaaagattttatttacgtatttaacagatcacaagtaggcagagaggcaggcagagaaaggaagggaagcaggctccttgctgagcagagagcccgatgtggggctcgatcccaggaccccgagctcatgagttgagccaaaggcagaggctttaactcactgagccacccaggtgcccccctgggTACATTTATCTTTAAGCTATATGCCCAAcgtggggattgaactcatgacccccaaatcaagtgttgcatgctctacccactgagtcagccaggcacccctagaaaaatTTTCTTAACAGCCAATTTAGAATACCTTCTTTGTCACTGACTGAAAAGTTGAGCTAGTCCTAATTAGAGCCAGGTC
This genomic interval carries:
- the HNRNPA3 gene encoding heterogeneous nuclear ribonucleoprotein A3 isoform X1, giving the protein MEVKPPPGRPQPDSGRRRRRRGEEGHDPKEPEQLRKLFIGGLSFETTDDSLREHFEKWGTLTDCVVMRDPQTKRSRGFGFVTYSCVEEVDAAMCARPHKVDGRVVEPKRAVSREDSVKPGAHLTVKKIFVGGIKEDTEEYNLRDYFEKYGKIETIEVMEDRQSGKKRGFAFVTFDDHDTVDKIVVQKYHTINGHNCEVKKALSKQEMQSAGSQRGRGGGSGNFMGRGGNFGGGGNFGRGGNFGGRGGYGGGGGGSRGSYGGGDGGYNGFGGDGGNYGGGPGYSSRGGYGGGGPGYGNQGGGYGGGGGGYDGYNEGGNFGGGNYGGGGNYNDFGNYSGQQQSNYGPMKGGSFGGRSSGSPYGGGYGSGGGSGGYGSRRF
- the HNRNPA3 gene encoding heterogeneous nuclear ribonucleoprotein A3 isoform X2, producing the protein MEVKPPPGRPQPDSGRRRRRRGEEGHDPKEPEQLRKLFIGGLSFETTDDSLREHFEKWGTLTDCVVMRDPQTKRSRGFGFVTYSCVEEVDAAMCARPHKVDGRVVEPKRAVSREDSVKPGAHLTVKKIFVGGIKEDTEEYNLRDYFEKYGKIETIEVMEDRQSGKKRGFAFVTFDDHDTVDKIVVQKYHTINGHNCEVKKALSKQEMQSAGSQRGRGGGSGNFMGRGGNFGGGGNFGRGGNFGGRGGYGGGGGGSRGSYGGGDGGYNGFGGDGGNYGGGPGYSSRGGYGGGGPGYGNQGGGYGGGGGGYDGYNEGGNFGGNYGGGGNYNDFGNYSGQQQSNYGPMKGGSFGGRSSGSPYGGGYGSGGGSGGYGSRRF
- the HNRNPA3 gene encoding heterogeneous nuclear ribonucleoprotein A3 isoform X3, producing MEGHDPKEPEQLRKLFIGGLSFETTDDSLREHFEKWGTLTDCVVMRDPQTKRSRGFGFVTYSCVEEVDAAMCARPHKVDGRVVEPKRAVSREDSVKPGAHLTVKKIFVGGIKEDTEEYNLRDYFEKYGKIETIEVMEDRQSGKKRGFAFVTFDDHDTVDKIVVQKYHTINGHNCEVKKALSKQEMQSAGSQRGRGGGSGNFMGRGGNFGGGGNFGRGGNFGGRGGYGGGGGGSRGSYGGGDGGYNGFGGDGGNYGGGPGYSSRGGYGGGGPGYGNQGGGYGGGGGGYDGYNEGGNFGGGNYGGGGNYNDFGNYSGQQQSNYGPMKGGSFGGRSSGSPYGGGYGSGGGSGGYGSRRF